The following coding sequences are from one Desulfobacterales bacterium window:
- the rplP gene encoding 50S ribosomal protein L16 — protein sequence MLSPKKVKFRKQQKGRMRGIARRGSSLNFGEYGLQATGCGTISAKQIEAARIAMTRHIKRGGRIWIRIFPDKPFTKKPAEVRMGKGKGAPEGWVAVIRPGRILYEMQGVDKETAKEAFRLAGHKLSVKTRFVERSEA from the coding sequence ATGCTAAGTCCTAAAAAAGTAAAATTTCGCAAACAACAAAAAGGCCGCATGCGAGGCATTGCCCGGCGGGGATCTAGTCTGAATTTTGGCGAATACGGCTTGCAGGCCACCGGTTGTGGCACCATCAGCGCGAAACAAATTGAGGCAGCAAGAATTGCGATGACGCGTCATATTAAAAGAGGTGGTCGAATCTGGATAAGAATTTTTCCTGATAAACCGTTTACCAAAAAGCCGGCTGAAGTCCGCATGGGAAAAGGCAAAGGTGCTCCGGAAGGTTGGGTAGCGGTGATTCGACCCGGCAGAATTCTTTATGAAATGCAAGGCGTGGACAAAGAAACCGCCAAAGAGGCATTTCGCCTGGCAGGCCATAAACTTTCAGTAAAAACGCGGTTTGTTGAGAGGAGTGAGGCCTGA
- the rpsC gene encoding 30S ribosomal protein S3, translating into MGQKVNPVGLRLGIVKTWESRWFGGKNYAEYILEDYRLRKFVKEKLYHAGVSRIEIERSSKRVRLRIYTSRPGIVIGKKGSEISQLKNEIEKMTDREILIDIQEVRKPEIDAQLVAENVALQIERRVAFRRAMKRGVSSAMRFGALGVKIICSGRLGGAEMARTEWYREGRVPLHTLRADIDYGFIEARTTYGVIGVKVFIFKGEILKKDEEEIAEA; encoded by the coding sequence TTGGGTCAGAAAGTTAATCCAGTTGGATTGAGATTGGGAATTGTCAAAACGTGGGAATCCCGTTGGTTTGGTGGGAAAAACTACGCCGAATATATTTTGGAAGACTATCGCTTGAGAAAGTTTGTCAAAGAAAAACTTTATCATGCAGGTGTTTCCAGAATTGAAATTGAACGATCGTCCAAGCGTGTCCGTCTGCGCATTTATACCTCCAGGCCCGGTATTGTCATCGGTAAAAAAGGCTCTGAGATATCACAGCTTAAAAATGAAATTGAAAAGATGACGGACCGTGAGATTTTGATCGATATCCAGGAAGTTCGCAAACCTGAGATCGATGCCCAATTGGTTGCCGAGAATGTGGCGCTGCAGATTGAGAGGCGGGTGGCGTTTCGGCGTGCGATGAAGCGCGGTGTGTCTTCCGCGATGCGATTTGGTGCCCTGGGTGTGAAGATTATCTGTTCGGGTCGACTGGGTGGCGCGGAGATGGCCCGAACCGAATGGTATCGTGAAGGCCGGGTTCCGCTGCACACTTTGCGGGCTGATATCGATTATGGCTTCATCGAAGCCCGAACCACATATGGCGTTATTGGTGTAAAAGTGTTTATTTTCAAGGGTGAAATACTAAAGAAAGATGAAGAGGAAATTGCTGAGGCATAA
- the rplV gene encoding 50S ribosomal protein L22, which yields MEVKASAKYMRISPRKVHKLVGAVKGKPVETALNTLKFMPQKAAGILEKVIRSAVANADQNPDVDIDLLVVRNVTADQGPTLKRWRARARGRGTRILKRTSHITVILDEESSA from the coding sequence ATGGAAGTCAAAGCCTCTGCAAAATATATGCGAATATCGCCCCGTAAAGTCCATAAATTGGTCGGGGCTGTAAAAGGCAAGCCGGTCGAAACGGCTTTAAATACACTTAAATTTATGCCCCAGAAAGCCGCCGGGATATTGGAGAAAGTCATCCGTTCAGCGGTGGCCAATGCCGATCAGAATCCGGATGTCGACATTGATTTGCTGGTGGTTCGCAATGTTACAGCCGACCAGGGCCCCACTTTGAAACGGTGGCGGGCCAGGGCTCGGGGCAGAGGCACCCGAATATTAAAACGCACCAGTCACATTACCGTCATTTTAGACGAAGAATCTTCAGCTTAG
- the rpsS gene encoding 30S ribosomal protein S19, which yields MPRSLKKGPYIDERLLKRVNEAQASRSSQVVKTWSRRSTIVPEMVGVTLAVHNGRKFIPVFVSENMVGHKLGEFSPTRTFYGHAGDKKSRLK from the coding sequence ATGCCACGTTCGCTGAAAAAAGGTCCTTATATTGATGAGCGCCTGTTGAAGAGAGTCAATGAGGCTCAGGCATCACGCAGTAGTCAGGTTGTTAAAACCTGGTCGCGGCGTTCTACAATAGTTCCGGAGATGGTCGGTGTGACACTGGCTGTCCATAACGGCCGAAAATTTATACCGGTGTTTGTTTCCGAGAACATGGTCGGTCACAAACTGGGGGAATTTTCGCCGACCCGGACTTTTTACGGACATGCGGGTGATAAAAAATCACGCTTAAAATAA
- the rplB gene encoding 50S ribosomal protein L2, producing the protein MITKKVKPTSPGRRFQTYTSLEEITRKTPEKGLLKPLKKSGGRNAHGRITIRRRGGGHKRHYRVIDFKRDKIGIPAKVATIEYDPNRSARIALLHYADGEKRYILAPVGLKVNDIVESGPEADIKPGNTLPLSHIPLGTQIHNIEMRLGKGGQMVRSAGTYAQLMAKEDAYALIKMPSGEVRMVLLKCKATIGQIGNVAHENKSLGKAGRKRWLGRRPKVRGVAMNPVDHPMGGGEGRSSGGRHPCSPWGWPTKGFKTRRKRKSDRLIVKKRK; encoded by the coding sequence ATGATTACCAAGAAGGTAAAACCGACGTCTCCCGGAAGGCGTTTTCAGACATATACGTCACTCGAAGAGATTACACGCAAGACGCCGGAAAAGGGACTGCTAAAACCACTTAAAAAATCCGGTGGCCGCAATGCCCATGGACGCATTACCATCAGGCGTCGTGGAGGTGGTCATAAGCGACATTATCGGGTCATTGATTTTAAGCGGGATAAAATCGGTATTCCGGCCAAAGTTGCCACTATCGAATACGATCCCAACCGATCGGCTCGAATCGCCCTTTTGCATTATGCCGATGGAGAAAAGCGCTACATTCTGGCACCGGTAGGGCTTAAGGTTAATGATATTGTAGAATCCGGTCCCGAGGCGGACATTAAACCCGGCAATACGTTGCCGTTAAGCCATATACCTTTGGGAACGCAAATCCATAATATCGAAATGCGGTTGGGCAAGGGGGGGCAGATGGTTCGCAGTGCCGGCACTTATGCTCAACTGATGGCCAAAGAAGATGCTTACGCCCTGATTAAAATGCCGTCTGGCGAAGTCCGCATGGTCCTTTTAAAATGCAAGGCCACCATCGGGCAGATCGGCAACGTTGCACATGAAAACAAATCATTGGGCAAAGCCGGTCGCAAGCGCTGGTTGGGACGCCGACCAAAAGTGCGTGGGGTGGCGATGAATCCGGTTGACCATCCGATGGGTGGAGGTGAAGGTCGCTCGTCCGGCGGGCGGCATCCTTGCAGTCCATGGGGATGGCCCACCAAGGGCTTTAAAACCCGGCGCAAAAGAAAAAGCGATCGTCTGATCGTTAAAAAAAGAAAGTAG
- a CDS encoding 50S ribosomal protein L23, producing the protein MMQYEIIKRPLITEKTNIQKEIANQLTFEVDRRANRIEIKRAIETAFKVKVASVQTMQVKGKVKRRGRNVGKRRDWKKAIVTLMPGERIDFFEGA; encoded by the coding sequence ATGATGCAATACGAGATCATCAAACGACCTTTGATCACTGAGAAAACCAATATTCAGAAAGAAATTGCTAATCAGCTGACATTTGAGGTCGATCGACGCGCCAATCGCATTGAAATCAAACGGGCGATCGAAACAGCATTTAAAGTTAAAGTCGCCAGTGTTCAGACAATGCAGGTGAAGGGTAAGGTCAAACGCAGAGGTCGAAACGTTGGCAAGCGCCGGGATTGGAAAAAAGCCATTGTTACTTTGATGCCCGGTGAGCGAATTGATTTCTTTGAAGGAGCTTAG
- the rplD gene encoding 50S ribosomal protein L4, producing the protein MPVVDVRNTKGKKVTTVDLAENIFNVSVKPSVLHEVVTMQLANRRAATAAVKHRSDVKGSRRKLYRQKGTGRARRGDIKSPLLRGGGVVFGPDGRRYAFKAPKKVRRLALKMALSSKLSASELIVLDNFELKQIKTRDFVEVLKSLKLTNTLIVAGDENQNLELSSRNVPNVKVLRAEGLNVYDILKYKTLILLEPAIKHIERRLAA; encoded by the coding sequence ATGCCAGTTGTAGATGTTCGAAACACCAAAGGAAAAAAGGTGACAACAGTTGACCTGGCTGAAAACATTTTCAATGTTTCGGTTAAGCCGAGTGTATTGCATGAAGTTGTCACGATGCAACTGGCCAATCGACGTGCAGCCACTGCTGCAGTGAAACACCGGAGTGATGTCAAAGGCAGCCGGCGAAAGTTGTACCGCCAGAAAGGTACTGGAAGAGCGCGGCGTGGTGACATAAAATCACCTTTGCTCAGGGGGGGCGGGGTTGTTTTCGGACCCGATGGCCGCAGGTATGCATTTAAAGCGCCGAAAAAAGTCCGTAGATTGGCATTGAAAATGGCTCTCAGCAGTAAACTGAGCGCCAGTGAGCTCATAGTGCTTGACAACTTTGAGCTCAAACAAATAAAGACCAGAGATTTTGTTGAGGTCTTAAAAAGCCTTAAGTTGACGAATACGCTCATCGTTGCGGGTGATGAAAATCAAAATTTGGAACTGTCTTCGCGCAATGTACCGAATGTGAAAGTGCTTCGTGCTGAAGGTTTGAATGTCTACGACATACTTAAGTACAAGACGTTAATTTTGCTGGAGCCAGCAATAAAGCACATTGAGAGGAGGCTGGCCGCATGA
- the rplC gene encoding 50S ribosomal protein L3 has product MSNGLIGKKLGMTGLFLPDGQYVPVTVIEAGPCVVTQIKTAEKDGYNALQLGFGEKKESRVNKPLKGHFSKGASGAFDTLKEFAVADPAEYNLGQQITLEMFNVGERVDVIGTTKGRGFAGVMKRHGFHGGRKTHGSHSHRIPGSVGCSASPSKIIKGKKMPGHYGNDRQTVRNLEVVDIRPDNNLILIKGAVPGAKSGLVTINKLKFREIKSS; this is encoded by the coding sequence ATGAGTAATGGATTAATTGGTAAAAAACTGGGAATGACCGGGCTTTTTCTGCCTGACGGTCAGTATGTGCCGGTGACGGTGATTGAAGCCGGCCCGTGCGTGGTTACCCAGATCAAGACAGCCGAAAAGGATGGGTACAATGCGCTTCAGTTGGGCTTTGGTGAGAAAAAGGAATCTCGGGTCAATAAGCCGCTCAAAGGGCATTTTAGCAAAGGGGCCTCCGGGGCTTTTGACACACTAAAGGAATTTGCCGTCGCCGACCCGGCGGAATACAACTTAGGCCAGCAAATAACACTGGAAATGTTTAATGTCGGTGAACGGGTGGATGTGATTGGTACCACAAAGGGACGCGGGTTTGCAGGCGTTATGAAGCGTCATGGATTTCATGGCGGCCGCAAAACCCACGGCAGCCACAGCCATCGTATTCCCGGATCTGTGGGGTGCAGTGCATCGCCTTCAAAAATTATTAAAGGCAAGAAGATGCCGGGACATTATGGCAACGATCGCCAAACCGTTCGAAATCTGGAAGTTGTGGATATCCGGCCGGACAATAATCTGATCTTGATCAAAGGGGCGGTTCCGGGTGCCAAATCCGGGTTGGTCACCATTAACAAACTCAAATTCAGAGAAATTAAATCGTCATAA
- the rpsJ gene encoding 30S ribosomal protein S10, with protein sequence MTNTKIRIRLKAYDHKLLDQSAYDIVDTATKTGAKVVGPIPLPTRIKKYTVLRSPHVDKKSREQFEMRTHKRLMDIVEPTQQTVDALMKLDLSPGVDVEIKL encoded by the coding sequence TAAAGGCATACGATCATAAGTTACTTGATCAGTCAGCCTACGACATTGTCGATACCGCAACCAAGACCGGAGCAAAGGTGGTCGGGCCGATTCCGCTGCCGACAAGAATAAAAAAATATACAGTTTTGCGATCTCCACATGTTGATAAGAAATCGCGTGAGCAGTTTGAGATGAGAACCCACAAGCGACTCATGGATATCGTGGAACCCACCCAGCAGACAGTGGATGCCTTGATGAAGCTGGATCTGTCACCGGGTGTCGATGTGGAGATTAAGCTATAG